The following are encoded in a window of Haloarcula halophila genomic DNA:
- a CDS encoding pyridoxal phosphate-dependent aminotransferase: protein MDYEEPQFFRVMQYARRADRDVVDMVSGNPDWDPPEGIRDGLRDYAEADASQFQYAPSEGLGRLRERIAARRDVAVDRVVVTNGTGEANHLAMLGGLDHFPGDEVVLTDPVYPYYAGRANFLGATPTLVAVDDSGHLRPAAVREAASEETAVIVVNTPNNPTGAVYGADAMAEFAAIAEEYDALLVSDEVYDHFDYAGRFSSGLATGSPNVVATNGFSKSMAITGFRVGYAVFPPADGPTGELLERARTRHMLTNITTSRPAQYAVERALATTPPDYYARCRDRLATRVETLCSALDDVGADYNRPEGGFYVMARFPSFPGSFENVYELIDEGGVAGMPGEAFGSASAGAIRFALVTPRVETAAERLRRFFA from the coding sequence ATGGACTACGAGGAACCGCAGTTCTTTCGGGTCATGCAGTACGCCCGACGGGCCGACCGCGACGTGGTCGACATGGTCTCGGGGAACCCGGACTGGGACCCGCCGGAAGGGATCCGGGACGGCCTCCGCGATTACGCCGAAGCCGACGCGTCGCAGTTCCAGTACGCGCCCAGCGAGGGGCTGGGCCGCCTGCGCGAGCGGATCGCCGCCCGCCGGGACGTCGCTGTCGACCGGGTCGTCGTCACCAACGGGACCGGCGAGGCGAACCACCTCGCGATGCTGGGCGGGCTCGACCACTTCCCCGGCGACGAGGTCGTCCTGACCGACCCGGTCTACCCCTACTATGCCGGCCGCGCGAACTTCCTCGGGGCGACGCCGACGCTGGTGGCAGTCGACGACAGCGGCCACCTCCGTCCGGCCGCAGTCCGCGAGGCCGCCAGCGAGGAGACGGCGGTCATCGTCGTCAACACGCCCAACAACCCCACCGGCGCTGTCTACGGCGCCGACGCGATGGCCGAGTTCGCCGCCATCGCCGAGGAGTACGACGCGCTCCTGGTCAGCGACGAGGTGTACGACCACTTCGACTACGCCGGGCGGTTCAGTTCCGGGCTAGCGACCGGTTCGCCCAACGTCGTCGCCACCAACGGCTTCTCGAAGTCGATGGCGATCACCGGGTTCCGTGTCGGGTACGCCGTCTTCCCGCCGGCGGACGGTCCGACGGGCGAGTTGCTGGAGCGGGCCAGAACGCGACACATGCTCACGAACATCACGACGAGTCGGCCCGCCCAGTACGCCGTCGAGCGGGCGCTGGCGACGACGCCGCCGGACTACTACGCCCGGTGTCGGGACCGACTGGCTACCCGTGTGGAGACGCTCTGTAGCGCACTCGACGACGTGGGAGCCGACTACAACCGCCCCGAGGGCGGCTTCTACGTGATGGCGCGGTTCCCGTCGTTCCCCGGGAGCTTCGAGAACGTCTACGAACTGATCGACGAGGGTGGCGTCGCGGGGATGCCCGGCGAGGCGTTCGGGAGTGCCAGTGCGGGCGCGATCCGCTTTGCCCTGGTGACACCACGGGTCGAGACGGCGGCCGAACGGTTGCGGCGCTTTTTCGCCTGA
- a CDS encoding DUF5787 family protein, producing MDRPDSEFVFELAVCQWAERDWQPTHEGDAVLVARQLGTKRRRWDSIVLECDTTGLRRRAAFGPDAFDTDHLHVLRNAPAAWTYYRDALPDPGYPWRYVRESIHELADRDALETRKRGNRIEIRRKAPYPDWVNRIVAIENKPDLDASAARNLVPQLERDVALGLADEVWVATAATGDDVEPVLLTDMPAEAGVLTVDTDAGTAERVWQPRTLSPDEPGTRILERPDDGASGARFEYVDAEWKREKRLAIAERGYERGWRAYASTMRPDCRHFRLDRAQSGVFPYCDAKTCRPTQGECRGSCPAFEPEPPAWRSKGWPVEGGPGAAIKRLLDDRRRRQRPALPGER from the coding sequence GTGGACCGTCCCGATTCCGAGTTCGTGTTCGAACTCGCCGTCTGTCAGTGGGCCGAGCGGGACTGGCAGCCAACACACGAGGGCGATGCGGTACTCGTCGCACGACAGCTCGGGACGAAACGCCGGCGATGGGACAGTATCGTTCTGGAATGTGATACGACTGGCCTCCGCCGACGGGCGGCCTTCGGTCCCGACGCGTTCGACACCGATCACCTGCACGTCCTCCGGAACGCGCCGGCGGCGTGGACGTACTACCGGGACGCCCTGCCGGACCCCGGCTACCCCTGGCGGTACGTGAGGGAATCGATCCACGAGCTGGCCGATCGGGACGCGCTGGAGACGCGCAAGCGGGGAAACCGGATCGAGATTCGCCGGAAAGCACCCTATCCCGACTGGGTAAACCGGATCGTCGCAATCGAGAACAAGCCGGACCTCGACGCCAGCGCGGCCCGGAATCTGGTTCCCCAACTGGAGCGGGACGTGGCGCTGGGACTGGCCGACGAGGTGTGGGTCGCCACGGCGGCGACCGGCGACGACGTCGAGCCGGTGTTGTTGACAGATATGCCCGCCGAGGCCGGCGTGTTGACCGTCGACACCGACGCCGGAACGGCCGAGCGGGTCTGGCAGCCCCGGACGCTTTCGCCAGACGAACCGGGGACCCGGATTCTCGAACGGCCCGACGACGGAGCCAGCGGCGCTCGCTTCGAGTACGTCGATGCGGAGTGGAAACGGGAGAAGCGGCTGGCCATCGCCGAGCGAGGCTACGAACGGGGCTGGCGTGCCTACGCGTCGACGATGCGGCCGGACTGCCGACATTTCCGGCTCGATCGAGCCCAGAGCGGCGTCTTCCCGTACTGTGACGCGAAAACGTGTCGCCCGACCCAGGGGGAGTGTCGTGGCTCGTGTCCGGCCTTCGAACCGGAACCGCCCGCCTGGCGGTCGAAGGGCTGGCCCGTCGAGGGCGGGCCGGGCGCGGCGATCAAACGGCTGCTGGACGATCGGCGACGACGACAGCGACCCGCACTGCCGGGCGAGCGGTGA
- a CDS encoding DUF5788 family protein, producing the protein MKEFERKQLLERIEREGATVGADIPDEITVQGEEIELQSFVFEIKRRETIPRGERERVDRAKKNLRRERLQRKQRIEDGDVSYDRGEELANAIIGIDRALNALEQLGPANIEQEQRAQEAADKKRWMKFLQKALGHEDADSGTGRAGRGR; encoded by the coding sequence GTGAAGGAGTTCGAGCGCAAACAACTGTTAGAGCGCATCGAACGGGAGGGTGCGACGGTCGGCGCCGACATCCCCGACGAGATCACCGTCCAGGGCGAGGAGATCGAACTGCAGTCGTTCGTCTTCGAGATCAAGCGCCGGGAGACGATCCCGCGGGGCGAGCGCGAGCGGGTCGACCGCGCGAAGAAGAACCTCCGCCGGGAGCGTCTGCAGCGCAAGCAGCGCATCGAAGACGGCGATGTCAGCTACGACCGGGGCGAGGAGCTGGCAAACGCCATCATCGGGATCGATCGAGCGCTGAACGCACTCGAACAGCTCGGTCCGGCCAACATCGAACAGGAACAGCGGGCACAGGAGGCCGCCGACAAGAAGCGATGGATGAAGTTCCTACAGAAGGCACTGGGCCACGAGGACGCCGACTCGGGCACCGGGCGTGCCGGCCGAGGGAGATAA
- a CDS encoding uS10/mL48 family ribosomal protein has product MPFVTTLTLTSGNHDQLDETVTEIKQRAERKGVELKGPHPKPPTDLRVPQSKTLGPDGGRFESWHYTVYTRTIEIVGYEEFARSVAQRSFPGGVRVEAGVEQRTQVGSGA; this is encoded by the coding sequence ATGCCTTTCGTCACGACACTCACGCTCACGAGCGGGAATCACGACCAACTCGACGAGACAGTCACGGAGATCAAACAGCGCGCCGAGCGCAAGGGCGTCGAACTGAAAGGACCGCATCCGAAGCCACCGACGGATCTCCGGGTCCCCCAGTCCAAGACGCTCGGTCCCGACGGCGGCCGGTTCGAGTCCTGGCACTACACAGTCTACACCCGGACCATCGAGATCGTCGGCTACGAGGAGTTCGCCCGCTCAGTGGCCCAGCGATCGTTCCCGGGCGGCGTCCGCGTCGAGGCCGGCGTCGAACAGCGCACGCAGGTCGGTAGCGGAGCATAA
- a CDS encoding geranylgeranyl reductase family protein, translating into MSSYDGSTTGGATTTRSVSADVVVVGAGTSGCYAAATVARAGYDVVIVERKDEQEAGHIACGDALKGASDFPEAIPKSQLEPAFTNTGVDHGRFEIPQEDTVLEIPVPGELAVIDRWEYGRCLIEGAEQAGVEFHYDTVVQNVRQDEDGRVTGVTGIRKGDPVTYDAEMVVDAAGALSILQDKTDLEDATFDTNVQYSQFCSAYREIIEVDEPVEWDDALVFKPTERSAGYLWYFPRTDTEINAGLGFQMNEEPMELVDSLKRDLDRREEFDGAKVTDKLGAALPTRRPYDSAVAPGFMAVGDAAGHVNPTTGGGIAGAAYAGTYAAEQAIEAIEDGRTGEEAALWEYNVNVMDHFGSRYAALDVYNIFTTAYDIDDLMALLAAMPGEKLAEALYGGSTSVGLGLKLKMAVNSVGHWGTIYDLYQTKQLADRLLDHYEDYPEDRAGFEQWQRERDAIMDDIYEVTGAEPKY; encoded by the coding sequence ATGAGTAGTTACGATGGCAGCACCACCGGGGGCGCGACTACCACACGGTCGGTGTCTGCCGACGTCGTCGTCGTCGGCGCCGGAACCTCGGGTTGTTACGCCGCGGCGACAGTCGCCCGGGCTGGATACGACGTGGTGATCGTCGAGCGCAAGGACGAGCAGGAGGCGGGCCACATCGCCTGTGGCGACGCGCTGAAAGGCGCCAGCGACTTCCCCGAAGCGATCCCGAAGTCCCAACTCGAACCGGCGTTTACGAACACCGGCGTCGACCACGGCCGCTTCGAGATCCCCCAGGAGGACACCGTCCTGGAGATCCCCGTGCCCGGCGAACTGGCCGTCATCGACCGCTGGGAGTACGGCCGCTGTCTCATCGAGGGCGCCGAGCAGGCCGGCGTCGAGTTCCACTACGACACCGTCGTCCAGAACGTCCGCCAGGACGAGGACGGGCGTGTGACCGGCGTCACCGGCATCCGGAAGGGCGATCCGGTCACCTACGACGCCGAGATGGTCGTCGACGCCGCCGGCGCGCTCTCGATCCTCCAGGACAAGACCGACCTCGAAGACGCCACCTTCGATACGAACGTCCAGTACTCGCAGTTCTGTTCCGCCTACCGGGAGATCATCGAGGTCGACGAGCCCGTCGAGTGGGACGACGCCCTGGTGTTCAAACCCACCGAGCGCTCGGCGGGCTATCTCTGGTACTTCCCGCGGACGGACACGGAGATCAACGCCGGCCTGGGCTTCCAGATGAACGAGGAACCGATGGAACTCGTCGACAGCCTCAAACGTGACCTGGACCGCCGCGAGGAGTTCGACGGCGCGAAAGTCACCGACAAACTCGGCGCCGCACTCCCGACCCGACGGCCGTACGACTCGGCGGTCGCGCCCGGGTTCATGGCCGTCGGCGACGCCGCGGGCCACGTCAACCCCACGACCGGCGGGGGGATCGCCGGTGCGGCCTACGCCGGCACCTACGCCGCCGAGCAGGCCATCGAGGCGATCGAGGACGGCCGGACCGGCGAGGAGGCCGCTCTCTGGGAGTACAACGTCAACGTGATGGACCACTTCGGTTCGCGGTACGCGGCCCTGGACGTCTACAACATCTTCACGACCGCCTACGACATCGACGACCTGATGGCGCTGTTGGCCGCGATGCCCGGCGAGAAACTCGCCGAGGCGCTGTACGGCGGGTCGACGAGTGTCGGCCTCGGGCTGAAGCTGAAGATGGCGGTCAACAGCGTCGGCCACTGGGGGACGATCTACGACCTCTACCAGACCAAGCAACTGGCCGACCGCCTGCTGGACCACTACGAGGACTACCCCGAGGACCGCGCCGGCTTCGAGCAGTGGCAGCGCGAACGCGACGCGATCATGGACGACATCTACGAGGTCACCGGCGCCGAACCGAAGTACTGA
- a CDS encoding response regulator, whose translation MPDRQTTVDLSRSVLRGSSATGDRSVPLIRTESSDSPDPTRTEVPIPLAKIDDREATRILHVDDDPQIGNLVETFLERINDDFTVVTETSVVAALNRLSDEQFDCIVSDYQMPTTDGLEFLEIVREQYPELPFILFTGKGSEEIASEAIVAGVTDYMQKEMGTDQYEVLANRVENAVEQYRTEQQFWNALSWYQRLVEQELAGVCIIQNREFVYVNEKLAETFGYTQDELIGASPERLTTAEDRERFLDAVRGAEDDDPQSFDTEFTGVREGGETVTAEVSGGSIEYDGEPAWIGVLRAVED comes from the coding sequence ATGCCGGACCGACAGACGACTGTCGACCTCTCCCGGTCCGTCCTCCGGGGAAGCTCCGCCACCGGCGACCGCTCCGTCCCGCTGATCCGTACCGAATCGTCCGACTCGCCCGATCCGACACGGACCGAGGTCCCGATTCCGCTGGCGAAGATCGACGACAGAGAGGCCACCCGCATCCTTCACGTGGACGACGATCCACAGATCGGGAACCTCGTCGAGACGTTTCTCGAACGCATCAACGATGACTTCACCGTCGTGACCGAGACCAGCGTCGTCGCCGCGCTGAACAGGCTCAGCGACGAGCAGTTCGACTGTATCGTCAGCGACTACCAGATGCCCACCACCGACGGGCTTGAGTTCCTCGAAATCGTCCGCGAGCAGTACCCCGAACTCCCCTTTATCCTCTTTACCGGGAAAGGAAGTGAGGAGATCGCAAGCGAGGCGATCGTTGCTGGTGTCACCGACTACATGCAAAAGGAGATGGGCACCGACCAGTACGAGGTGCTTGCAAACCGGGTCGAGAACGCGGTTGAGCAGTACCGAACCGAACAGCAGTTCTGGAACGCGCTGTCCTGGTACCAGCGACTCGTCGAGCAGGAGCTTGCCGGGGTCTGTATCATACAGAACCGGGAGTTCGTCTACGTCAACGAGAAACTCGCGGAGACGTTCGGCTACACGCAGGACGAACTCATCGGCGCCAGTCCCGAGCGGCTGACGACCGCGGAGGACCGCGAACGCTTCCTTGATGCCGTTCGTGGCGCCGAGGACGACGATCCGCAGTCGTTCGACACCGAGTTCACGGGTGTCCGCGAGGGCGGGGAGACAGTGACCGCCGAGGTCTCAGGCGGCTCGATCGAGTACGACGGCGAACCGGCCTGGATCGGCGTCCTCCGGGCCGTCGAAGACTGA
- the polX gene encoding DNA polymerase/3'-5' exonuclease PolX, whose translation MSRNDEVATELEAFADLLEAKGVEYKPRAYRRAAENIREYPGAIEGLAADGEDAVGEIDGVGDAISSKIVEYVETGEIGELAELREELPVDMAALTAVEGVGPKTVGDLYEALGITTLDELESAAEAGEIQEVRGFGAKTEQNILDNIDFAREAHERSLLGEARPYGEEIRDYLAGVDAVERCALGGSIRRWKPTIGDVDVLVGSDDDEAVVEAFTDWDGTDSVIEAGETKASVRAGGVRVDLRVVVPEEFGAAMQYFTGSKAHNVSVRNRAIERDLKVNEYGVFDIEVVEDDDQRAGRLVAGETEAGVYEAIGMAWVPPELREDRGEVAAAAAGELPDLLAEGDVRGDLHTHSNWSDGGYSIAEMVDGATEFGHDYVAISDHATGPGMVGGVGVPDEDLWNELDEIEAVAADAEIDVFAGVEANIAPDGSISVDDDLLAALDIVVASPHAALDGDGTDRLVTAAKHPEVDVIGHPTGRFLNRRPGLDVDVERLATVAADHGTALEINASPARLDLTGSAVKQATEAGATVVINTDAHGPGEFEQIRYGVHTARRGWAEPGDVLNAQSADTVREFINE comes from the coding sequence ATGAGCCGAAACGACGAGGTCGCGACAGAACTCGAAGCGTTCGCCGACCTGCTGGAGGCCAAGGGTGTCGAGTACAAGCCCCGCGCCTACCGGCGGGCGGCCGAGAACATCCGCGAGTACCCAGGTGCGATCGAGGGGCTGGCCGCCGACGGCGAGGACGCTGTCGGCGAGATCGACGGCGTCGGCGACGCGATCTCCTCGAAGATCGTCGAGTACGTCGAGACCGGCGAGATCGGCGAACTGGCCGAACTGCGCGAGGAGTTACCCGTCGACATGGCGGCGCTGACGGCCGTCGAGGGCGTCGGTCCCAAGACCGTCGGGGACCTCTACGAGGCGCTGGGGATCACGACGCTGGACGAACTCGAATCGGCCGCCGAGGCCGGCGAGATCCAGGAGGTGAGAGGCTTCGGCGCGAAGACCGAGCAGAACATCCTCGACAACATCGATTTCGCACGGGAAGCCCACGAGCGGTCGCTGCTGGGCGAGGCCCGGCCCTACGGCGAGGAGATCCGGGACTACCTGGCGGGCGTCGACGCCGTCGAGCGCTGTGCGCTGGGTGGGTCGATCCGGCGCTGGAAACCGACGATCGGCGACGTCGACGTTCTGGTCGGCAGCGACGACGACGAGGCGGTCGTCGAGGCGTTCACCGACTGGGACGGAACCGACAGCGTCATCGAGGCCGGGGAGACGAAAGCCAGCGTTCGCGCGGGTGGTGTCCGGGTCGACCTGCGCGTGGTCGTCCCCGAGGAGTTCGGTGCCGCGATGCAGTATTTCACCGGAAGCAAGGCGCACAACGTTTCGGTCCGCAACCGGGCGATCGAGCGAGACCTGAAAGTCAACGAGTACGGGGTTTTCGACATCGAGGTTGTCGAAGACGACGACCAGCGGGCGGGCCGCCTGGTCGCGGGCGAGACCGAAGCGGGGGTCTACGAGGCGATCGGGATGGCGTGGGTGCCGCCGGAACTGCGCGAGGACCGCGGCGAGGTCGCGGCCGCGGCGGCCGGGGAGTTACCGGACCTGCTGGCAGAGGGCGACGTGCGTGGGGACCTCCACACCCACAGCAACTGGTCCGACGGCGGCTACTCCATCGCGGAGATGGTCGACGGCGCTACGGAGTTCGGCCACGACTACGTCGCGATCAGCGACCACGCGACCGGTCCGGGGATGGTCGGCGGGGTCGGTGTCCCGGACGAGGACCTCTGGAACGAACTCGACGAGATCGAGGCCGTCGCCGCCGACGCAGAGATCGACGTCTTCGCCGGCGTCGAGGCCAACATCGCGCCCGACGGCTCGATCTCGGTCGACGACGACCTGCTCGCGGCGCTGGACATCGTGGTCGCGTCCCCACACGCCGCGCTCGACGGCGACGGCACCGACCGTCTGGTGACTGCGGCGAAACACCCCGAGGTCGACGTGATCGGGCACCCGACCGGTCGGTTCCTCAACCGTCGGCCCGGGCTCGACGTCGACGTCGAACGGCTGGCGACGGTCGCCGCCGACCACGGGACGGCACTGGAGATCAACGCCAGTCCGGCCCGACTGGACCTGACGGGGAGTGCGGTCAAACAGGCGACCGAAGCCGGGGCGACCGTCGTCATCAACACGGACGCACACGGTCCCGGCGAGTTCGAACAGATCCGCTACGGCGTCCACACGGCCCGCCGTGGCTGGGCCGAGCCGGGAGACGTACTGAACGCACAGTCGGCCGACACGGTCCGTGAGTTCATCAATGAGTGA
- a CDS encoding amidohydrolase produces the protein MEQSSRDRLVELRRDLHRYPEPAWREYYTTSRIVAELERIGVDDLLVGPEVLDADARMAVPDDDELDAWHDRARDAGARSDVLERTRGGLTGAMAVLDRGEGPTVGLRVDIDALPITESTGSDHAPASGAFRSENEGYMHACGHDAHATIGVGVLEAVAESDFQGTLKVFFQPAEEVIGGGRAVAEGGHLDDLDHLLAIHIGLDHPTGEIVAGVDGFLAVRQFEATFEGESAHAGGHPAQGRDAIQALATAVQNLHAIRRHGDGATRVNAGVVEGGTATNIVAERAHMEGEVRGETTELKEYMSERADTVIESAATMHDCEGAVETTAEAPSAESDADLAAVVSEVAGDVAGVDSRLDSDDLGGSEDATYLMNRVQSQGGLASFVGIGTDHPGGHHTPTFDVDERSLAIGVDVLAGTIERLGENPV, from the coding sequence ATGGAGCAGTCCAGCCGCGACCGTCTGGTCGAACTGCGACGGGACCTGCATCGCTATCCCGAACCCGCCTGGCGGGAGTATTACACCACCAGCCGCATCGTCGCGGAACTGGAACGGATCGGTGTCGACGACCTGCTCGTCGGCCCGGAGGTTCTGGACGCCGACGCCCGGATGGCGGTCCCCGACGACGACGAACTCGACGCCTGGCACGACCGCGCGAGGGACGCAGGTGCGCGTTCCGACGTGCTGGAACGGACCCGCGGCGGACTCACGGGGGCGATGGCCGTCCTCGACCGCGGCGAGGGACCGACGGTCGGCCTCCGGGTCGACATCGACGCCTTGCCCATCACCGAATCGACGGGCTCTGACCACGCACCCGCCAGCGGCGCGTTCCGCTCGGAGAACGAGGGATACATGCACGCCTGCGGTCACGACGCCCACGCGACTATCGGCGTCGGCGTCCTCGAAGCCGTCGCCGAAAGCGACTTCCAGGGGACGTTGAAAGTCTTCTTCCAGCCCGCCGAGGAAGTCATCGGCGGCGGCCGGGCAGTCGCCGAGGGCGGGCACCTCGACGACCTGGACCACCTGCTGGCGATCCACATCGGGCTGGACCACCCGACGGGCGAAATCGTCGCCGGCGTCGATGGCTTTCTCGCGGTCCGGCAGTTCGAGGCGACCTTCGAAGGCGAGTCGGCGCACGCGGGCGGGCACCCGGCACAGGGACGGGACGCTATCCAGGCGCTGGCGACGGCCGTCCAGAACCTCCACGCGATCCGGCGCCACGGCGACGGCGCTACGCGGGTCAACGCCGGCGTCGTCGAGGGTGGGACGGCGACGAACATCGTGGCCGAACGGGCTCACATGGAGGGGGAGGTCCGGGGCGAGACGACCGAACTGAAAGAGTACATGAGCGAGCGGGCGGATACGGTCATCGAGTCCGCCGCGACGATGCACGACTGCGAGGGAGCCGTCGAGACCACCGCCGAGGCCCCGAGCGCCGAGAGCGACGCCGATCTCGCGGCGGTCGTCTCGGAGGTGGCCGGCGACGTCGCGGGCGTCGATAGCCGACTGGACAGCGACGACCTGGGCGGGAGCGAGGACGCGACCTACCTGATGAACCGGGTCCAGTCACAGGGGGGCCTGGCGTCGTTCGTGGGCATCGGCACCGACCATCCGGGCGGCCACCACACGCCGACGTTCGACGTGGACGAACGGTCGCTGGCGATCGGTGTCGACGTGCTCGCGGGCACGATCGAACGGCTCGGCGAGAATCCGGTGTAG
- a CDS encoding Mut7-C RNAse domain-containing protein: MSERDRDPLVLDAMLGTLATYLRMCGYDAAYALDRDAEADEDLLALAHTEARRLVTRDADLAREAPDSVLLTERAVDDQLRELADAGFTLELADPPTHCGTCNGRLEAVDRTEPTPEYAPDPADEPLWRCRDCGQHFWKGSHWDDVAETLASL; this comes from the coding sequence ATGAGTGAGCGTGATCGCGACCCCCTGGTCCTGGACGCGATGCTCGGGACGCTTGCGACGTATCTCCGGATGTGTGGGTACGACGCCGCCTACGCGCTGGACCGGGACGCCGAAGCCGACGAGGACCTGCTGGCACTGGCCCACACGGAGGCTCGACGGCTCGTGACACGGGACGCCGACCTCGCCCGGGAAGCGCCCGACAGCGTGTTGCTCACCGAGCGGGCCGTCGACGACCAGCTCCGGGAACTGGCGGACGCCGGGTTCACGCTGGAACTCGCGGACCCGCCGACACACTGCGGGACCTGCAACGGTCGCCTCGAAGCAGTCGACCGGACGGAACCCACCCCGGAGTACGCACCCGACCCGGCCGACGAGCCGCTCTGGCGGTGTCGTGACTGCGGCCAGCACTTCTGGAAGGGGAGCCACTGGGACGACGTTGCGGAGACACTGGCGTCGCTATAG
- a CDS encoding DUF5797 family protein, producing the protein MTLSDEARQRLADIVERQPTKNGELQELWDMDSGSEVHQYLESELKEYYYRNDDSLICATPEATALIDGEDSERVQTITVTPLQQAVVDVIAAPDEESQSVVAVLHALREAGEDPEVDDVRSALRSLADKGIVETIQKTVPTFRLAVARENLDIELAEA; encoded by the coding sequence ATGACCCTCTCGGACGAGGCCCGCCAGCGACTCGCCGACATCGTCGAGCGCCAGCCGACGAAAAACGGCGAACTACAGGAACTGTGGGACATGGACAGCGGGAGCGAGGTCCACCAGTATCTGGAGTCGGAACTGAAGGAGTACTACTACCGCAACGACGACAGCCTCATCTGTGCGACGCCGGAGGCGACCGCACTCATCGACGGTGAAGATTCGGAACGTGTCCAGACGATCACGGTGACACCGCTGCAGCAGGCCGTCGTCGACGTGATCGCGGCCCCGGACGAGGAGAGCCAGAGCGTCGTCGCCGTCCTCCACGCGCTGCGCGAGGCCGGCGAGGACCCCGAGGTCGACGACGTTCGCTCGGCGTTACGCAGTCTCGCCGACAAGGGAATCGTCGAGACGATCCAGAAGACGGTCCCGACGTTCCGGCTCGCGGTCGCCCGGGAGAACCTCGACATCGAACTGGCCGAGGCGTGA
- a CDS encoding bis(5'-nucleosyl)-tetraphosphatase, with protein MIEATSAGAILFRDTRGRREYLLLKSRPGDWEFPKGGVEGDEELQQTAIREVKEEAGISDFRLLDGFREDYDYVFEADGNTIHKTVHLFVAKSYEASAELSNEHRDMQWRDYDQAINTVTQDGPREILEEAHEFLDEELEE; from the coding sequence ATGATAGAGGCCACGAGCGCGGGAGCGATCCTCTTTCGCGATACGCGTGGCCGGCGTGAGTACCTCCTGCTCAAGAGTCGGCCAGGTGATTGGGAGTTCCCCAAAGGCGGTGTCGAAGGCGACGAAGAACTGCAACAGACGGCGATCCGCGAGGTCAAGGAGGAAGCCGGGATCAGCGATTTCCGGTTGCTCGACGGGTTCCGCGAGGACTACGACTACGTCTTCGAGGCGGACGGTAACACCATCCACAAGACGGTCCACCTGTTCGTCGCGAAGTCCTACGAAGCGTCCGCGGAACTGTCGAACGAACACCGTGACATGCAGTGGCGTGACTACGACCAGGCGATCAACACGGTCACGCAGGACGGCCCCCGCGAGATCCTCGAAGAGGCACACGAGTTCCTCGACGAGGAACTAGAGGAGTAA
- a CDS encoding DUF7503 family protein gives MSDTTMKEYLADHPRMIGALFTILLLLSQAGNVAANNGATISGP, from the coding sequence ATGTCCGATACCACCATGAAGGAGTACCTGGCTGACCACCCACGAATGATCGGCGCACTGTTCACCATCCTGCTGTTGCTGTCACAGGCTGGGAACGTGGCCGCGAACAACGGTGCGACCATCAGCGGCCCGTAG